A region of Vitis riparia cultivar Riparia Gloire de Montpellier isolate 1030 chromosome 12, EGFV_Vit.rip_1.0, whole genome shotgun sequence DNA encodes the following proteins:
- the LOC117925849 gene encoding 11S globulin seed storage protein 2-like, with amino-acid sequence MELNLAPKFAQKIFEGEGGTYYRWSSAEYELLKEAKVGGGRLVLQPRGFALPHYADSNRIGYVLQGSCGVVGMVSPNASQEVVLRLKKGDIIPVPSGAVSWWYNDGDSELIIVFLGETSKAYVPGEFTYFLLTGTQGILGGFSTEFNSRAYDINNEEAKKLAKSQSGLLLIQLPEGHKMPHPCKNSPDKLVFNIDAALPDIHVQNAGLLTALTAKKFPFLGEVGLSATLVKLDANAMSSPVYAADSSVQVIYVAKGSGRIQVVGINGERALDTKVKAGHLFVVPRFFVASAIADGEGIEYFSMITTTQPVFGEFTGKTSVWGALSPQVLQASLNVGPEFEQLFRAKIKKSTILVPPQN; translated from the exons ATGGAGTTGAACTTAGCACCAAAGTTTGCACAAAAGATCTTCGAAGGAGAAGGTGGAACATATTACCGTTGGTCAAGTGCTGAATATGAATTGCTCAAGGAAGCAAAGGTTGGTGGTGGAAGGCTTGTTCTGCAGCCTCGTGGCTTCGCTCTCCCTCACTATGCTGACTCCAACAGAATTGGTTATGTTCTTCAAG GCAGCTGTGGAGTAGTTGGAATGGTATCACCCAATGCATCCCAAGAAGTGGTGTTGAGGCTCAAGAAAGGAGATATAATACCAGTGCCCTCCGGAGCAGTTTCATGGTGGTACAATGATGGAGACTCAGAACTAATTATCGTATTCCTTGGTGAAACTTCCAAGGCCTATGTTCCCGGAGAATTCACATACTTCCTACTAACCGGAACTCAAGGAATCCTTGGAGGTTTTTCCACTGAATTTAACTCCAGAGCCTATGATATCAACAACGAAGAAGCCAAAAAGCTTGCAAAAAGCCAATCTGGCCTCTTGCTAATTCAGCTACCAGAGGGCCACAAAATGCCCCACCCCTGCAAGAACAGTCCTGATAAATTGGTGTTTAATATTGATGCTGCATTACCTGATATCCATGTCCAAAATGCTGGATTGCTTACTGCATTGACAGCAAAGAAGTTTCCCTTCCTTGGAGAAGTTGGGCTCAGCGCCACCCTTGTGAAGCTGGATGCCAATGCCATGTCCTCACCAGTATACGCGGCAGATTCGTCGGTTCAAGTAATTTATGTTGCAAAAGGGAGTGGAAGGATTCAAGTTGTTGGCATCAATGGTGAACGTGCCTTGGACACGAAAGTGAAGGCTGGTCACTTGTTTGTTGTGCCAAGGTTCTTTGTGGCTTCTGCCATTGCAGATGGTGAAGGAATAGAGTACTTCTCAATGATAACAACTACACA GCCTGTATTTGGTGAATTTACTGGGAAAACATCAGTATGGGGAGCATTATCTCCACAAGTTTTACAGGCCTCTCTCAATGTGGGTCCAGAGTTTGAGCAGCTTTTCAGGGCAAAGATAAAAAAGAGCACCATTCTTGTTCCTCCACAGAACTAG
- the LOC117925896 gene encoding glutelin type-A 3-like: protein MELNLAPKFAQKIFEGEGGTYYRWSSAEYELLKEAKVGGGRLVLQPRGFALPHYADSNRIGYVLQGSCGVVGIVPPKASQEVVLRLKKGDIIPVPSGAVSWWYNDGDSELIVVFLGETSKAYVPGEFTNFLLTGTQGILGGFSAEFNSRAYDINNEEAKKLAKSQSGVLIIKLPEGHKMPHPCKNSTDKLVFNIDAALPDIHVQNAGLLTALTAKKFPFLGEVGLSATLVKLDANAMSSPMYAADSSVQVIYIAKGSGRIQVVGINGERALDTKVKAGHLYVVPRFFVASTIADGEGMEYFSLITATQPVFGEFTGKTSVWGALSPQVLQASLNVAPEFELLFRAKIIKSTILVPP, encoded by the exons ATGGAGTTGAACTTAGCACCAAAGTTTGCACAAAAGATCTTCGAAGGAGAAGGTGGAACATATTACCGTTGGTCAAGTGCTGAATATGAATTGCTCAAGGAAGCAAAGGTTGGTGGTGGAAGGCTTGTTCTGCAGCCTCGTGGCTTCGCTCTCCCTCACTATGCTGACTCCAACAGAATTGGTTATGTTCTTCAAG GCAGCTGTGGAGTAGTTGGAATCGTACCACCCAAAGCATCCCAAGAAGTGGTGTTGAGGCTCAAGAAAGGAGATATAATACCAGTGCCCTCTGGAGCAGTTTCATGGTGGTACAATGATGGAGACTCAGAACTAATTGTCGTATTCCTTGGTGAAACTTCCAAGGCTTATGTTCCCGGAGAATTCACAAACTTCCTACTAACCGGAACTCAAGGAATCCTTGGAGGTTTTTCCGCTGAATTTAACTCCAGAGCCTATGATATCAACAACGAAGAAGCCAAAAAGCTTGCAAAAAGCCAATCTGGCGTCTTGATAATTAAGCTACCAGAGGGCCACAAAATGCCCCACCCCTGCAAGAACAGTACTGATAAATTGGTGTTTAATATTGATGCTGCATTACCTGATATCCATGTCCAAAATGCTGGATTGCTTACTGCATTGACAGCAAAGAAGTTTCCCTTCCTTGGAGAAGTTGGGCTCAGCGCCACCCTTGTGAAGCTGGATGCCAATGCCATGTCCTCACCGATGTACGCTGCTGATTCGTCGGTTCAAGTAATTTATATTGCAAAAGGGAGTGGAAGGATTCAAGTTGTTGGCATCAATGGTGAACGTGCCTTGGACACGAAAGTGAAGGCTGGCCACTTGTACGTTGTGCCAAGGTTCTTTGTGGCCTCTACCATTGCAGACGGTGAAGGAATGGAGTACTTCTCATTGATAACAGCTACACA ACCTGTATTTGGCGAATTTACTGGGAAAACATCAGTATGGGGAGCATTATCTCCACAAGTTTTACAGGCCTCGCTCAATGTGGCTCCAGAGTTTGAGCTGCTTTTCAGGGCAAAGATCATAAAGAGCACCATTCTTGTTCCTCCTTGA
- the LOC117925918 gene encoding 13S globulin basic chain-like: MTFLSTIQSIVWCLSMLFKEEREAYNISNEEAKKLAKSQTGVLLIKLSEGQKMPHPCKNSTDKLVYNIDAALPDIHVQNTGLLTALTAKKFPFLGEVGLSATLVKLDANAMSSPVYAADSSVQVIYVAKGSGRIQVVGINGERALDTKVKAGHLYVVPRFFVASTIADGEGMEYFSLITATQPVFGEFTGKTSVWGALSPQVLQASLNVGPEFEQLFRAKIKKSTILVPPQN; encoded by the exons ATGACTTTCCTTTCTACAATTCAGTCCATTGTGTGGTGTTTGTCGATGCTCTTCAAGGAAGAAAGAGA AGCCTATAATATCAGCAACGAAGAAGCCAAAAAGCTTGCCAAAAGCCAAACTGGTGTTTTGCTTATTAAGCTATCAGAGGGTCAAAAAATGCCCCACCCCTGCAAGAACAGTACTGATAAATTGGTGTACAATATTGATGCTGCATTACCTGATATCCACGTCCAAAATACTGGGTTGCTTACTGCCTTGACAGCAAAGAAGTTTCCCTTCCTTGGAGAAGTTGGGCTCAGCGCCACCCTTGTGAAGCTGGATGCCAATGCCATGTCCTCACCGGTATACGCGGCAGATTCGTCGGTTCAAGTAATTTATGTTGCAAAAGGGAGTGGAAGGATTCAAGTTGTTGGCATCAATGGTGAACGTGCCTTGGACACGAAAGTGAAGGCTGGCCACTTGTATGTTGTGCCAAGGTTCTTTGTGGCCTCTACCATTGCAGACGGTGAAGGAATGGAGTACTTCTCATTGATAACAGCTACACA ACCTGTATTTGGCGAATTTACTGGGAAAACATCAGTATGGGGAGCATTATCTCCACAAGTTTTACAGGCCTCGCTCAATGTGGGTCCAGAGTTTGAGCAGCTTTTCAGGGCAAAGATAAAAAAGAGCACCATTCTTGTTCCTCCACAGAACTAG